A single genomic interval of Gemmatimonadales bacterium harbors:
- a CDS encoding ATP-dependent Clp protease ATP-binding subunit has product MNGYNFTDRVRKVLQMAREEAARLHHEYVGTEHILLGLIREGEGVAAAVLTNLGVELEDIQQKIEETVKKGKAATAAGPELPYTSRAKKVLELAMMEARELNHSYVGTEHLLLGLLREEKGIAAQVLTDAGVTLEQSRAETLRLLGSDLPQGQPTSGQAASGPQAVPPKTEKKSKTPALDHFCRDLTILAAEGALDPTIGRAKEIERVMEILARRKKNNPVLIGEPGVGKTAIVEGLALLIANAQCPDVLRDHRVLSLDMAAVIAGTKYRGQFEERLKAVMNEIAQSKNVILFIDELHTLVGAGAAEGAIDASNMLKPALARGELQCVGASTLNEYRKYIEKDGALERRFQTVMVDPPSVPETVEILKGLRKKYEEHHRVVIPDATLQVAAELAERYITDRFLPDKAIDVIDEAGARARLASQHPPAEIGELKLQLEHVTADKEEAVREQNFEKAAALRDRERELQGQIRQVQVEWEAERQTKRPVIDEEAIAFIVGRWTGIPVTRIQEAEAARLLRMEDELHVSVIGQDEAIHAVSRAIRRSRAGLKDPNRPIGSFIFSGPTGVGKTELARALARFLFSDPSALIRVDMSEYMEKFSVSRLIGAPPGYVGYEDSGTLTKAVRRKPYSVVLLDEIEKAHPDVFNILLQVLDEGHLTDNYGRVIDFKNTVVIMTSNVGARDLMKGTGLGFHASDSKQTFDKMTETVKDEIGKVFNPEFLNRLDDVIVFHPLTREHISEIVRVLLKDVTRRVGDEVRLTAAALEFLVEHGYDQSYGARPLRRAIQRYVEDPLSERILSGDFTHGDEIEVDVAPDGEKLVFRVLTGTGA; this is encoded by the coding sequence ATGAACGGATACAACTTTACCGACCGGGTGCGCAAAGTCCTGCAGATGGCCCGCGAAGAGGCGGCGCGGCTGCATCACGAATACGTCGGCACGGAGCACATTCTTCTCGGCCTGATCCGCGAAGGTGAAGGCGTTGCGGCGGCGGTGCTCACCAATCTCGGTGTCGAACTCGAAGACATCCAGCAGAAGATCGAGGAGACGGTCAAGAAGGGGAAAGCTGCCACGGCGGCCGGCCCCGAACTGCCGTACACCTCTCGCGCCAAGAAGGTGCTCGAGCTCGCGATGATGGAAGCACGCGAACTCAACCACTCGTATGTCGGCACCGAGCACCTGCTCCTTGGTCTGCTGCGCGAGGAGAAGGGAATCGCGGCCCAGGTCCTCACCGACGCCGGTGTCACGCTCGAACAGTCGCGCGCGGAGACGCTGCGGCTCCTGGGGAGCGACCTGCCGCAGGGACAGCCGACCAGCGGTCAGGCCGCCAGTGGTCCGCAGGCAGTTCCACCCAAGACCGAGAAAAAATCGAAGACCCCTGCGCTCGATCATTTCTGCCGTGATCTTACGATCCTCGCAGCCGAAGGGGCGCTCGACCCGACGATCGGACGGGCGAAGGAGATCGAGCGCGTCATGGAAATCCTGGCGCGCCGCAAGAAGAACAACCCGGTCCTGATCGGCGAGCCCGGTGTGGGGAAGACCGCGATCGTCGAAGGGCTGGCGCTGCTGATCGCCAACGCCCAGTGCCCGGATGTGCTGCGCGATCACCGCGTGCTGTCGCTCGACATGGCTGCCGTGATCGCCGGGACGAAGTACCGCGGCCAGTTCGAGGAGCGGCTCAAGGCGGTGATGAACGAGATCGCGCAGAGCAAGAACGTGATCCTCTTCATCGACGAACTCCACACGCTCGTCGGCGCCGGTGCCGCCGAGGGCGCGATTGACGCCTCCAACATGCTCAAGCCGGCGCTCGCGCGCGGTGAACTGCAATGTGTCGGCGCGTCGACGCTGAATGAATATCGCAAATACATCGAGAAGGACGGTGCACTCGAGCGCCGCTTCCAGACCGTCATGGTCGATCCGCCGAGCGTGCCCGAGACGGTCGAGATCCTGAAGGGGCTGCGCAAGAAGTACGAGGAACATCACCGCGTCGTCATCCCCGATGCGACGCTGCAAGTTGCGGCCGAACTCGCCGAACGGTACATCACCGACCGCTTCCTGCCGGATAAGGCGATCGACGTGATCGACGAGGCGGGCGCCCGCGCGCGGCTCGCATCGCAGCATCCGCCGGCAGAGATCGGCGAACTCAAGCTGCAGCTCGAACACGTCACCGCCGACAAGGAAGAAGCGGTGCGCGAGCAGAACTTCGAGAAGGCCGCGGCGCTCCGCGACCGCGAACGCGAGCTGCAGGGGCAGATCCGCCAGGTGCAGGTCGAATGGGAGGCCGAACGGCAGACCAAGCGCCCGGTGATCGACGAAGAGGCGATCGCGTTCATCGTGGGCCGGTGGACGGGGATCCCTGTCACCCGGATCCAGGAAGCCGAAGCGGCGAGGTTGCTGCGCATGGAGGACGAACTCCACGTGTCGGTTATCGGCCAGGACGAAGCGATCCATGCCGTGTCGCGCGCGATCCGTCGTTCGCGTGCGGGACTCAAGGATCCCAACCGGCCGATCGGGTCGTTCATCTTCTCCGGGCCCACCGGCGTCGGGAAGACGGAGCTCGCGCGCGCGCTGGCGCGATTCCTCTTCAGCGACCCGAGTGCGCTGATCCGCGTCGACATGTCGGAGTACATGGAGAAGTTTTCGGTGTCGCGCCTCATCGGTGCGCCGCCGGGCTATGTCGGTTATGAGGATTCGGGGACGCTGACCAAGGCGGTTCGGCGCAAGCCGTATTCCGTCGTGCTCCTCGACGAAATCGAAAAGGCTCATCCTGACGTCTTCAACATCCTGCTGCAGGTGCTCGACGAGGGCCACCTCACCGACAACTACGGACGGGTCATCGATTTCAAGAACACCGTCGTGATCATGACGTCGAACGTCGGCGCTCGCGACCTGATGAAGGGAACCGGTCTCGGCTTCCACGCCAGCGATTCGAAGCAGACGTTCGACAAGATGACGGAGACGGTCAAGGACGAAATCGGGAAGGTCTTCAATCCCGAGTTCCTCAATCGCCTCGACGACGTCATCGTTTTCCATCCGCTGACGCGCGAGCACATCTCCGAAATCGTTCGCGTGCTGCTCAAGGATGTCACCCGGCGGGTCGGCGACGAAGTCAGACTCACGGCGGCGGCGCTTGAGTTCCTGGTCGAACACGGCTACGACCAGAGCTACGGTGCCCGGCCGTTGCGTCGCGCAATTCAGCGGTACGTCGAAGATCCGCTCAGCGAACGAATCCTCAGCGGTGATTTCACGCACGGCG
- a CDS encoding UvrB/UvrC motif-containing protein gives MNQCQICHEGEAVVRLTQVEGDNVTTLHLCSKCAAERGIETEATVTQTPLGAFLAAMGKSGATIATAVAAGETCPECGATLQDFRASGRVGCAQCWITFERPLRDLLRRLHGATRHTGATYSSPVTADVSPTEMRARSREELREQLRIAIDTEQFERAAELRDQLRAPEDV, from the coding sequence ATGAACCAGTGCCAGATCTGCCACGAAGGGGAAGCGGTGGTCCGGCTGACCCAGGTGGAGGGCGACAACGTCACCACGCTGCATCTCTGCAGCAAATGCGCGGCGGAGCGCGGAATCGAGACCGAAGCGACCGTGACCCAGACGCCGCTCGGCGCGTTCCTCGCTGCGATGGGGAAGAGCGGGGCCACCATCGCGACCGCGGTCGCCGCCGGCGAGACGTGTCCGGAATGCGGTGCGACGCTGCAGGATTTCCGGGCATCGGGACGAGTGGGTTGTGCCCAGTGCTGGATCACGTTCGAACGTCCACTGCGAGATCTGTTGCGGCGATTGCATGGTGCCACGCGGCACACTGGTGCGACGTATTCCAGCCCCGTGACGGCGGACGTGTCACCGACGGAGATGCGGGCGCGTTCCCGGGAGGAACTGCGAGAGCAGCTCCGGATCGCGATTGATACGGAGCAGTTCGAGCGCGCGGCCGAGCTTCGCGATCAATTGCGCGCCCCCGAGGACGTGTGA
- a CDS encoding ABC transporter ATP-binding protein: protein MSGILEARQLGRRFIGGDGVAFTVLHDLDLIVTKGEFVAIIGASGSGKSTLLHLLGGLDRPDTGDVTLEGRSYQSMDNAELAHVRNRRIGFVFQFHHLLRDFTARENVMMPWLIGGESMMAARERADRALSEVGLMPRASSRVTLLSGGEQQRVALARALVTAPAVLLVDEPTGNLDPHTAGDMLHLLTTLAQSSGTAVVAVTHSRTLAQRADRVLTLEDGVLRPATADTLA, encoded by the coding sequence ATGAGCGGCATCCTGGAGGCCCGGCAGCTCGGCCGTCGCTTCATCGGCGGCGACGGTGTCGCGTTCACGGTGTTGCACGATCTTGATCTCATCGTCACGAAGGGCGAATTCGTGGCGATCATCGGTGCCAGCGGATCCGGGAAGAGCACGCTGCTCCACCTGCTCGGTGGACTCGACCGGCCTGATACCGGCGACGTGACACTCGAGGGACGTTCGTACCAGTCGATGGACAATGCCGAACTGGCGCATGTCCGCAATCGCCGGATCGGATTCGTCTTCCAGTTTCATCACTTGCTGCGTGATTTCACCGCTCGAGAGAATGTCATGATGCCCTGGCTGATCGGCGGAGAGTCGATGATGGCCGCTCGCGAGCGTGCCGACCGCGCGCTCAGCGAGGTCGGTCTCATGCCGCGCGCCAGTTCGCGAGTCACGCTGTTGTCGGGCGGCGAACAGCAGCGGGTCGCCCTGGCGCGCGCGCTCGTCACGGCGCCGGCGGTCCTCCTGGTCGATGAACCGACCGGCAATCTCGATCCGCATACGGCGGGTGACATGCTGCACCTGCTCACGACGCTGGCGCAATCGAGCGGCACCGCAGTCGTTGCGGTGACGCACAGCCGAACCCTGGCGCAGCGAGCGGACCGCGTGTTGACGCTGGAGGATGGCGTCCTTCGACCGGCGACGGCGGACACGTTGGCATGA
- a CDS encoding ABC transporter permease: MFSWWPTALERRIALRYLRGQRGTRNASLQTVISIGSITLGVSALIVVLGVMNGLRNDLRDRILVGSPELRVLTFGTTLQIADWQAQLARIRRDPDVVAAAPEVDAQSLVMNSAGFPEGVFVAGLEPGVGTRQVIHLDSAMTEGDLNFKATLPKDSVDGAVVIGKRLADHLSAYPGDIISMIPPVTHRNRITGEFDVPRSWSMEVTGVFETGMYIYDNSYVVMDRATAQRFVGLDTAVSAIGVRVRDPWRVATVGDRLTAALGYPFRVETWQSQNSTLFSALQLEKLAMGLVIFFIMIVAAFNIVGTLTMVVAFKTREIGILEAMGLPARGVARVFLAQGAVVGLVGTGLGLVLGLAVAFLVDKRIHIDPTIYFIDRLPVRVEITDVLVVVVASIAVAVLATIPSSRRAASLLPVEAIRAE, encoded by the coding sequence GTGTTCTCCTGGTGGCCGACGGCGCTTGAGCGACGCATTGCGTTGCGGTACCTCCGCGGGCAGCGTGGTACCCGGAACGCCTCGCTGCAGACCGTGATCTCGATCGGCAGCATCACCCTCGGCGTCAGCGCGCTGATCGTCGTCCTCGGCGTGATGAACGGCTTGCGCAACGACCTGCGCGACCGGATCCTGGTCGGGTCGCCGGAGCTTCGCGTGCTCACCTTCGGTACCACACTCCAGATCGCCGACTGGCAGGCGCAACTCGCGCGGATCCGGCGCGACCCTGACGTCGTGGCCGCGGCGCCCGAAGTCGACGCACAATCCTTGGTGATGAATTCGGCGGGTTTTCCCGAGGGCGTCTTCGTCGCGGGGCTCGAGCCGGGCGTCGGCACGCGCCAGGTCATTCATCTCGACAGCGCGATGACCGAAGGCGATCTCAATTTCAAGGCGACACTGCCGAAGGACAGCGTCGACGGCGCCGTGGTGATTGGCAAGCGACTGGCCGATCATCTGTCGGCATACCCCGGCGACATCATCTCGATGATTCCGCCGGTGACGCATCGCAACCGGATCACCGGTGAGTTCGACGTCCCCCGCAGCTGGTCGATGGAAGTCACCGGTGTCTTCGAGACCGGGATGTACATCTACGACAACTCCTACGTGGTGATGGACCGCGCCACGGCCCAGCGATTCGTCGGGCTCGACACTGCCGTGTCGGCAATCGGCGTGCGAGTACGCGATCCGTGGCGGGTTGCAACGGTCGGTGATCGACTCACCGCAGCGCTCGGCTATCCCTTCCGCGTCGAGACATGGCAATCGCAGAACAGCACGCTCTTTTCTGCGTTGCAGCTGGAAAAGCTCGCGATGGGCCTGGTGATCTTCTTCATCATGATCGTGGCGGCGTTCAACATCGTGGGAACGCTCACGATGGTCGTCGCGTTCAAGACACGGGAGATCGGAATTCTGGAGGCGATGGGGCTGCCGGCTCGCGGCGTTGCTCGCGTCTTTCTCGCGCAAGGCGCGGTGGTCGGACTCGTCGGCACCGGTCTGGGACTGGTCCTCGGGTTGGCGGTCGCGTTTCTGGTCGACAAGCGGATCCATATCGATCCGACGATCTATTTCATCGACCGGCTCCCGGTCCGCGTGGAAATCACCGATGTGCTTGTGGTCGTGGTGGCGAGCATCGCGGTGGCTGTGCTGGCGACCATTCCGTCGTCTCGTCGCGCGGCGTCGCTCCTGCCGGTGGAAGCGATCCGGGCGGAATGA